Within the Halichoerus grypus chromosome 2, mHalGry1.hap1.1, whole genome shotgun sequence genome, the region taaaattcaatagaGGGCCCCAAATGATAAAAGCAAGGAAACCTCCCAGAAAGtaggacagaaagagagagagctaaaCAATAGTAGAGAAAAGATAAGTCAACCAGAGGATAGACCCAGGATGTCTAATACCCAACTGACAtgaattacagaaagaaaagaaaaaaatggaaaatagcaaTTGTGAATAAATCATTCATGACCATTTTCTAGGCATGAGGAACAGGAGTATTCAGACTAAAGGGTCCAGGCAGAAGTGCCCATCACAATGAATGAAAGAGACACAGACCAGTGCACATCACTGGTAAATCTCTAGAATGCCAGGAATCAAGAAGGAATCCTGAAAGTTCCCAAGGCAGGAGGGGGTCATAGTTTCATATAAAGGATCATTAATTGGAGTGGTTCTGGACTTCTCTACAGCAACACTGAGAGctacctagaattctatacccaaatCATGAGTCAAGTGTAAGTAGGCATTTTCTATCAAGGCTTCTCTAAAGAAGCTGTTATCTCTGGAAATCTCCACCAAAATGAGGgattaatcaagaaaaagaagacacaggACCCAACAAGAGAATTCCTAACAGAACAGCTGGTAACAGTCCTAGAGCAAAGAGTCCATAATGATGCCAGAGGGTGAAGGCTGCTAGAGCTGGGGGCTCCAGGAGAGGCTCCCTAATAACATGGGACTGATGACCACAGGCTGACCCTATCAAGACTGTTTgagggtaacttttttttttttaaagatttatttgagagagagagaaagggagagagaacgagtatgaggatgggcagagggagagagagagagagaaggaggctccccacagagcagggagcccgatgtggggctagatcctaaaacccagagatcatgacctgagccaaaggcagacgcttaacggtctgagccacccaggcgccccgagggtaACTTTGTGATAAGCATGCGAAAagctgttaaataaaatacaaggcAATCACTAATTTCAGGTAAGACAAAGATAGAAAATGTAATCATAATGTATTTCAAGGCTCAGCAGTAACATTTACATAATCATAACAGCATAGACACCCAGTATTGATTTAGCCAAAATCTATAAACCAGTCATACTGAAATCAGAGGAAGTGCAAGCACACGTGAGAGTTATGGTAGAAGAGGTAAACTCTCATCTTCCACAGTAGCTATTGATAGCTAATgtctacaatttaaaaattagaaagaaaaagaaagagagagaactagtAGTATAAGCATGTTACTAAGAATTAGGAAGTAAATAATAGAAGAAAGAGCCACCAGTATTaaaagtgcctgggtggctcagttggttaagcagctgccttcggctcaggtcatgatctcagggtcctggggtcaagccccacatcgggctccctgctcagcggggtttGCACTCCCCCTctgtgcacgttctctctctctctctcaaataaataaaatcttaaaaaaaaaaaaaatcttaaaaaaaaaagtggttgcctctggggacTGGAATCGGGGTGGGTGTTAAGTGTTTCTTTGTTATAATTCATGCAGAACCACatgtctttttaacttttatacacCTTATAGATCACtcattaaaaatcactttaaagattttatttatttatttagagacatagagagagcgcacacaagcagggggagggacagagggaaagggagaaagaatctcaagcagcctccattCTGAGgaaccccgatgcagggcttgatgtcacgaccctgagatcatgacctgagcctaaaccaagagttggatgctcaaccaactgagccaccaggcacccctaattaagaaacattttaaagatttttatttatttatttgagacagagacagcaacagagatagtgagagagagagcacaagtggggaggagagagggaagcatgctcctgcaaagcagggagccccgatgcggggcttgatcccaggacgccgggatcatgacctaagctgaaggcagacgcttaaccgactgagccacagaggcgcccctaagaaacattttaaaggtGAGGACTGACACCATGGTTGCTACTGATCTACGAAAGGTGGAGGGTCTACAGCTTTTAAACAGATCTCTTTCACTCACTTTTACACACAGACGATTTCCTGATTATTCCAGAATCTAAAATCCCTATCTCAGTCGTCTAAGCCAGAGAGATAATAcgttattctcttttctcttatacCTTTCCTTCTCACagacctctttttaaaatttattattgaagtagaattgacatacagtattatattagtttcaaatataccttctcatagattttttttttttcactaagggCTGGGAAGTCATAGAAGAGGACTCCAGCAGCCCAGAGCAGAGAAGCTGATGGAGCACcaccactcattttttttttcatcccagCAGCCACCATGTTGCTGAAAGCTGTCTGTCTTCTCCAACTACAAACACCCTTCCCCCCCATCTCTCTGCTCAGTGCCCAGGGCCCCTCATCTCATTTCACCACCAGGAGAAAACTCTATTTCCCATTGAAGTGCCATACAGAAGGATCTAGCTCTCATGCCCCATTCGTTTGCTTGCAGACTGTTCCCAGGACACTCTGCCCTTTCTAAACCAAAAAAGCCATCAGGATGTCTCCTAAACAAAAGGGCTCCACCAGCCCAGGATCTCCACCCCAGGCAACTGAACTGAACTGAAACCACAGTTATTCTAAAGCACATCAAATTCTTAAGCAGTGTCATTCCCCACAAAAATACCCTAAAGCAGAAGGGAGACAGAAAAATTACTCTTTCTTGGTtgagcgcgcacacacacacacacacacacacacacacacacacacacacacagctattcTTATGTATGTCCAGGAAACAAAGATTATGGTGCAGAGGTCTATTTCAGGATTTAATCCCTCCCTTTCACTCAGTAAGTTCTTCCTGGAATCTGACTCAACTATCCCATTTCCTCTATCCATTCTTTGTGGAAACCAAAAACACTCTCACAACAACCCAGAAATATGATCTCCAGTCTCACTCTCCCGGATGCCTTTACTGTCCACCTACTGTCCATTACTTGTTCTGTTTCCCACCCGTAGGTTCCGCCTCCCTCGTGAGGCTGCGAGCACCTGGCATGGTGCTCAGCACAGTCACGGGTCTTACAGATGGACCGACGGAGGGGATGCAGACCGCAGCACGCCTGGGGGTTTTGTTCCCTCTAAAGAAAAGAGCCCCAACTCGTGGAACACCTTCTGTTACGCGGGCACCCCTTCTCTGGCCCGGCCACTCACCTTGGGCTCACCCTGAGCGGCAAAGCGAGTGCGCAGCACGTCCACGGGGTGCACGGCCAGGGTGGCAGCGCTGGCGGACAGGCCTCCACACACAAAGTGCACTGAGAAGTCGCGGGCATCGTACGTGGTGGCTTTGTGCACCAGCTCGGTCAGCAGTTCAAACGACAGAAACTACAAGAGCACGTGACAAAGTAATTGACAAACACCCCCCCAAATACACCACCACGACCCAGGTGGGGCCCGGTTCTATGGACGAGGGAATACTCTCCCTGAGCAGTCACAGAATATAATGAACATATAACTTTGTGCAAAGAGCAGACGGCATTTTATACTCTATTTGAGTAGAGCCAAATACCCAGAGGGTTAAGAAAatagaggggaggggcgcctgagtggctcagtctgttaagcatctgccttcagctcaggtcatgatcccggggtcctgggatcgagccccacgtcgggctccctgctcagtggagagtctgcttctccttctccctctgcctgcctctctgcctacttgtgttctctatctgtcaaataaataaataaaatcttaaaaaataataataataaaataaaatagaggggaaaattcttatatcagaaagctgtactcaggggcgcctgggcggctcaggcagttaagcacctgcctttggctcaggtcatgatcccagggtgctgggatcgagtcccgcattgggctccctgctcggcgggaagcctgcttctccctcaccctgctgctccccctgcttgtgctgtctgtcaaccgaataaataaaatctaagagggaagggagggacggagggagggagagagagagacagagagagagagagagagaaagaaaagaaaagaaaagaaaagttaagttCTACTCATTAGCTGCGCGTCCCCGGAGCCGGGAGGGGAGAGCCGCTGTGGTTCGGTGCGGGCCCCCCTCCAGGACAGCGGTGACAGCAGTGTTTCACAGACACTCTCTCGGGACAATTCCACGTGTTCCGTACTGTACGGTACAAAGCCCCCGACGCGGAGCTCTTCTGCGGGCAGCTCGAGACAGCTGGGCGTCCTGCGAGCACGCGGTGGCCGCGGAGGGCTGGCCGCACAGGCAGGTCAACCCATGAGCGCCTGACCCGAGCCATCGCCGGGCTGTCACAGGACAGGCAGGCAGGGGCTACTCCGGCTCCAGCCGTCCGGGTGGGAATCCTGACCCTGCCGGCTTTCGAGCTGGTGCCTTTGGCTGGCTCATTACCTAGGCTCTCTGCCTCGTCTTGTCGGTAACACGGGAGCGACAACAGAGCCTCCGCCGGGGGACCGCGGTGAGGGAACACACGCCaggtgcctgatgcggggcccggcTCACCACGAGCACCGCACCCCGGCCGGCAAGTGCCGCGGCGCCGGCGTCCACACCACCCACCAGGAAACCAAGTGGTGCCGGGGCgccggggggctcagtcggttctgcgtccgactcttggttggagctcaggtcatgatcttgggatcgtggCATCGAAccctgagtcgggctccgtgctcagcggggagtctgcttgtccctctccctttgctcttccccctgctttcGCACaggctctctcgctcgctctcaaataaataaataaataaaatcttcaaaaaaaaaaaaaaaggagaaatcaacTGGCGCTGAGCGGCATGAACATGCGAACCAAAGTTAAGGAGCCTGCATTCTCATCCTggtcccacctcctccaggctgTGTGGCCTTTGGCAGCTCATTTCCCCTTCTCTGTGACCCACGAAACACCTGTTCTACCTTCCTCACAACATTGCTGGGAGTTCAGAGGAAGTACAGATGTGAAAATGctattctgaaaaatgaaagcatttgtATCACCGTTTGCCAAGCCCACTGGGGGCATGACGTCAGGACAGTCTCCTCGGGACAACATCTAATTAATATTCAGTTGGGGCTAAGTCCCCGCGGTGGGGGGACGCGTGGAAGGGAATGCCCATATGGTACAGCGTGGTCTAACTCTGTCTTCATTTTCAGACTTCGAACTTCATGTAGTTCCCCAGTTAAGACGAGTAGAAGTGTGGTGACCATCTCCCACGGGCCCCACCTTCCCTGTGTTCCCCCGTTGAGCAACACAAACCCAGAGCCCTGGCCCATTCCCCTGCCATCTACCTGGACAGCTCCATAGCCTATAGAGAGAAGCTGCGCTGGGACGTGTCCTTTCCAGAATGCTGTGGGGCCTTCTTCCTGCAAAATCTGTCTCCCAGCCTGTAGGATCCCATGGTATTTTGCAGCGGGGTCGCTGCGAGACAAGCGCTCAATCTGAAGCTAGGAATCAAAATCGAAAAGGTCAGGACAACAGGGACAGGTGTGGGGTGAGaagaaaaaattttggaaaatgtaacAAGGGCAGCAAAGCGCTTCTCCTTGACAAAACTCCAAGATCTGGAAACTACTTTAACAAGAAAGAGAGAACTTGTCCTCCAGCCCATTACAtggggaaaaaagggggaaagggcACCTGGAAACGGATCTTGATGACATCCAAGGGGCTGATCATCACCCGAGTGACAAGTCCAGACACAGACCCAGCCACAGCCACCTCAAAACTGGAGATATTCCTGCCATCAGCTTTGGGATCATAGCCAACCATCCCTGCCTCTGGCCCATACAACGTCCATTAGTTTCAATCTAAAAGGAAGAGACATGGAGTTAACACCAGAGCAAGTTCTTAGGGTCTCTGCTCACAACCACCTCCTCAGAgcagccctccctgaccaccccatCTAAAACAGCACCCACATCCCCTTTTATCCCCTTGCCCTGCTTTATTCTTCTGCATAGCATTAATATACTGGACATTTACTCTGGACATCTGTTTCTTGCCACTTTCCCCCACTAGAATGCGAACTTGTGAAAACACGGCCTTGCTCTCATTTGCCCATCCCTTTAtttccagtgcctggaacagagccCAGCGTGGTGAGTGCTcacatttgttgactgaatgaaccAACAGCCTTGGTAGGAAATCGTTCACTTCCAGAGATCAGCTTGCTTTCCAAGACACCTGGTTTTATGGCAAACTCCTGCCTGAGGTAAAGTCCCAGTGTGGGAGCAGAGCCCACTGCAGCTGAGCACCGAGGGCGACGTCCGACATGCAGGCTCCAGGAGCACTCCATGGGATTCCCCAACAAGCCCACATGATCCAAAGGAAGAACCCAGCAACTCCTGGGCCCTCCTGCATCCCCTCCCCACTGTTTGCACACCTCAGGCCCAGCTGCAGCCATGGAGCTGTGCTATGCTTTGAAACGATGTTCCCTGGCCCACCTGATCCCCACCGACCTCTTCAACCACTTCAACTACGGTGGGCTCTGCTCCTGACCAGTTCCTAGAAAACACTGCTTGAGGTCCTATCTGCCAACCTTAATTCTGCACCTACTATTCCCCATGTCTGAAATGCAGgggctctccctcccccccaactcaccacccccccaccc harbors:
- the SLC25A19 gene encoding mitochondrial thiamine pyrophosphate carrier isoform X1 — protein: MVGYDPKADGRNISSFEVAVAGSVSGLVTRVMISPLDVIKIRFQLQIERLSRSDPAAKYHGILQAGRQILQEEGPTAFWKGHVPAQLLSIGYGAVQILFIRLTDSTSRGSSRVREKQASRRAGSPMRDSIPAPWDHDLSQRQFLSFELLTELVHKATTYDARDFSVHFVCGGLSASAATLAVHPVDVLRTRFAAQGEPKVYKTLRDAVVTMYRTEGPLVFYKGLNPTLIAIFPYAGFQFSFYSALKHMHKWVLPAEGRKNENLRNLLCGSGAGVLSKTLTYPLDLFKKRLQVGGFERARVTFGQVRSYRGLLDCAQQVLQDEGPTGLFKGLSPSLLKAALSTGFVFFWYELFCSFFHPMKKADS